The following nucleotide sequence is from Geoalkalibacter sp..
CAGGTGCCCTTGAGGGTGCGGCGCAGCAGGGGAAAGCAATGATGCATGGCAAACCCCTTGAGGGCGAGCAGGATGCGCACCTCGGCCTGGTCCATGACCCGCCGCAGGATGGCCAGGTTATGCTCCAGGGCTTCCTCAAAAACTACGAATGCCGGAGTCTTGACTTGGCTCAGGTCGGTTTTGCGGGCACAGAATTTATCCATCATGAACTGATCTTTCCTGGCGATGAGAGACGGCAAAGCCCGGTTACGCGGGTTCCGGGCTTTGCTGTACTTTGGTGGATCAGTCTTCCAGGCTTCGGTCGAAGACCTCTTTCCAGGGCAAGCCGAAGCGGTTGAGGTCGGCCATGAAGGGATCGGGATCGAACTGCTCCATGTTGAACACCCCCTCCCCGCGCCAGGCGCCGGTCAGCATGAGTTTGGCGCCGATCATGGCCGGAACGCCCGTGGTGTAGGAGATGGCCTGAGACTTGACCTCGGCGTAGCAGGCCTGATGGTCGCAGATGTTGTAGATGTAATATTTGCGCCGCTTGCCATCCTTGATGCCGTCGACCATCACGCCGATGCAAGTGTAGCCCTTGGTCAGGGGGCCGAGGGAGGCCGGGTCGGGCAACAGCGCCTTGAGGAACTGCAGGGGGATAATCTGCTGGCCCTGGAATTCGACGGGCTCGATGCCCGTCATCCCGACATTTTGCAGGACTTCCAGGTGCTTGAGATAATTGTCGGAAAAGCTCATCCAGAAGCGGGCGCGCTTGAGGCCGGGAACGAACTTGGCGAGGGATTCGAGCTCCTCGTGGTACATCAAGTAGATGTTGAGGGTGCCCAGGCCCTCGGGCATCTCGAAGGGACGCTTGACCGAGAGAGGCTCGGTTTCAATCCACTGGCCGTTTTCGTAATAGCGTCCCTTGGCCGTGACCTCGCGGATGTTGATCTCCGGATTGAAGTTGGTGGCGAAGGGCATCCCGTGGCTGCCGGCGTTGCAGTCGATGATGTCGAGGGTATGGATTTCGTCGAAATGATGCTTGAGCGCGTGCATGGTCATGACGCTGGTCACGCCGGGATCAAAGCCGCTGCCGAGCAGGGCCATGATGCCCTTGTCCTTGAAGCGGTCGTGATAGGCCCACTGCCAGCTGTATTCGAATTTCGCCGTGTCCGGCGGCTCGTAATTGGCTGTATCGAGGTAGTCGACGCCGGTCGCCAGGCAGGCATCCATGATGGACAGATCCTGGTAGGGCAGCGCCAGGTTGACCACCAGGTCGGGCTGAAAGTCTCTGATCAACGCAACGGTTTCTTCAACATTGTCCGCGTCGAGCTGTGCCGTGCGGATGGGCCGCGGCAGCATGGCGGCGATCTTGTCGCATTTGGACTTGGTGCGGCTGGCCAGGCAGATTTCCTCGAAAACCTCAGGCAGCATGGCACATTTCCAGGTCGTCACCTGGCTGACGCCGCCGGCGCCGATAATCAGTACTTTACCCATGGGTCATCCTCCCGGAGTTGAAAAATCCCAACAATTTAACCAATTCTCCTCCGGAGTGCAAACAGCAAAAGAATCCTGGAAAAAATTTTCCCGCTTGACAGGGGTCGGATCGACATATAACATCGTTATAAAAAAGAGGGAGGTAGGCTCATGGAAAATCAGAAACATTCGGGTTATTTCCTTGTTCAGATTGTCCTCGTTGCCCTAAGTTGCGCCGTTTTTGGCGCTGTCCTCGTCCATTTCCTAACCTGAGAACAGCGGCAAAAAAAAGAAACAACGTTCCTCTCTTCCTGATGTGGCCCGCGATGCGGGCCATTTTTTTGTAAAGGAGAGTTAGTTGTGCATTTCCAGAAGGGTGTAGTCCTGCAGGATGCCGTTCTGGTCGAAAAACAGGCGCAGGGTGGTGTGCTGGTGAGAGACGGGACGCGGATCGAGGGCATGGGCGTTGGCGATGCGGCGTCCGCTGTAGGTCCAGACTTCGGCGTCGGGGAAAAGAGGATGGCGTCCGGCGTCGGGGAGCAGAAAGGAGCGCGAGCTGTCGCCGGGACGGATGATCGACTGAGGTGGGCCGAGTAGGTTATAGGCATCCTCGCGGCTCGTCTGACCGTGGACCAGATGGTAGCCGAGGCTTGTTGCATTGAGATTGCGCGCGCCCGAATCGAGAGAAGGGCCGCAGGCCGAAAGAAAAAAGACGGTCGCGAGGATCGGCAACCAGCAGTGGGGACGCATAAGCAAGGCTCCTGGAGATCAAAAATTTCCTTTCTTATCGACCCCTGGCCTTCGAGAATTTAATTCTTTTTAGAAGCGGATCAGCCCCGCGGCCCAGGTGAAGCCGGCGCCGAAGGTGACCGCCGCCACCAGATGGCCCGGCGCGATGCGGCCCGAGCGGCGTGCCTCGTCGATGGCCATGGGAATCGAGGCGGCGGAGGTGTTGCCGAACCGATCGACGTTGACGTAGACCCGGTTCTCGGGCATGCCCACTTTTTTGCCCACCGCCTGAATGATGCGCAGATTGGCCTGATGGGGAATGAGCAGGTCGATGTCCTCAAGCCGCACCCCCGATTTTCCAAGAACCTGATCCAGGCCGTCGCTCATGGCGGCTACCGCGTGACGAAAGACCTCGCGACCTTCCATGCGAATGGCGTGCAGATGGAGGTTGTCGGGACGCGGCGGATTGGCGCTGCCGCAGCCGGGATTGATGAGCAGTTCGGCATGGCGGCCGTCGCTGGCCAGATGCATGGCAAGGATGCCGCGTTCGTCGCTGCTGGGGCCGATGACGGCGGCGCCGGCGCCGTCGCCGAAGAGGGTGCAGGTGTTGCGGTCGCTCCAGTCGACCTGGGAGGTCAGCACTTCGCCGCCGATGATCAGGGCGTGGCGAAAATCGCCGGTGCGGATCAGGCTTTCGCCGAGACGCAGACTGTAGAGAAAACCCGAGCAGGCGGCAGAGACATCGAAGGCCGCGGCCTTTTCGGCACCGAGTTCTTTTTGCACCAGGCAAGCGGTGGCGGGAAATTTATAATCGCCGCTCACCGTGCCGACGATGATCAGATCGATGTCCTGGGGCCCGAGTCCGGCGTCGTCCAGCGCGTTGCGGGCGGCCGCCGCGGCCAGCTGCGCCACGCCGGTGCCGGGTTCGGCGATATGACGGGTGCGAATGCCCGTGCGCTCGATGATCCACTGGTCCGAGGTGTCGACCATCTTCTCCAGATCGGCGTTGGTCAGGATTTTCTCGGGAACGGCACGGCCTGTGCCGAGAATTCGTACAAAAGGTTTGTCTGGCATGCTTGGCTGGCCTCCTTACGAAAAAACTTTTTCGGACGAGGCGAAAAAATAGCACAGGGCACGGAGTTGGCCCAAAGGGAAAATCAGGTGCCACTGTCCAGTCGCGCTGCACGCGGGCGTCTGGGGCAGGGCGATTGCGCCTGAAGCAAATGTTTGAGCATGTTTGCCGAATGCGACGGCGTCCTTGCCGGCAAGACGTACCGAACGAAGATGGCCGGGCCGGGAAATCCTGGGGGAATAAAAGAAAGGCCCGAGCAATGGAAAGATTCCAGCCGGGCCTTGTTGTTTGAGCGGAGAAAACTTCTGATTTACTTGCGCAGGTTGTAGAAAACATCCATGCCGCGGAAAACCGCGACGCTCTCCAACTCGTCCTCGATGCGCAGCAGTTGGTTGTATTTGGCCACGCGGTCGGTGCGGCACAGGGAGCCGGTTTTGATCTGTCCGGCGTTGGTGGCCACGGCCAGATCGGCGATGGTGGTGTCCTCGGTCTCGCCGCTGCGGTGCGAGATGACGGCGGTGTAGCCCGCGCGCTTGGCCATTTCGATGGCATCCAGGGTTTCGGTGAGGGTGCCGATCTGGTTGACCTTGATCAGGATCGAGTTGGCGATGCCTTTGTCGATGCCTTCCTTGAGGATTTTGGTGTTGGTGACGAAGAGGTCGTCGCCGATCAGTTGGATGCGCTTGCCGAGGCGCTCGGTGATTTGCTTCCAGCCGTCCCAGTCGTTTTCCGCCATGCCGTCCTCGATGGAGACGATGGGGTAGCGGTTGACCAGGTCCTCGTAGAAATCAATGAGCTCGGTTGCGCTCTTGACCGGCTGTTTTTCGTTTTTCAGGAGGTACTTGCCGTCCTTGAACAACTCGGACGCCGCGACGTCGAGGGCCAGCACCACATCGTCGCCGGGCTTGTAGCCGGCGGTCTTGATGGCCTCCATGATGACTTCGAGGGCTTCCTCGTTGCTCTTGAGGTCGGGAGCGAAACCACCCTCGTCGCCCACGGCGGTGTTGTAGCCGCGACCCTTGAGGACTTTTTTCAGGGCGTGGAAGATCTCGGCGCCCATGCGCAGGGCGTCCTTGAAGGAATCGGCCCCGGCGGGCATGATCATGAATTCCTGGATGTCGACGTTGTTGTCGGCATGGGCGCCGCCGTTGATGATGTTCATCATGGGCAGGGGCAGCTCCTTGGCGTTGGCGCCGCCGAGGTACTGATAGAGAGGCAGACCGGCTTCCTCGGCGGCCGCCTTGGCGCAGGCCAGCGAGACGCCGAGCAGGGCGTTGGCGCCCAGATTGCTCTTGAAATCGGTGCCGTCGAGTTCGAGCAGCTTGCGATCGATGCCGATCTGGTCGGAGGCTTCCCAGCCGATGAGGGCTTCGGCGATCACTTCGTTGACGTTTTCCACCGCCTTGAGCACGCCCTTGCCCAGGTAGCGGGCCTTGTCTCCGTCACGCAGCTCAAGGGCTTCGCGCTCGCCGGTGGATGCGCCGCTCGGCACGTCGGCGCGGCCCATGGCGCCGCTTTCCAGATAGACTTCGACTTCCACCGTGGGGTTGCCGCGCGAATCGAGAATTTCCCGGGCGTAGATGTCCTTGATTTCACTCATGCTCTGTCTCCCTTGTCGAATGATGGGGCTTGCTTCCCATGGAAGCGCGGTCGAATGGAGGAACGCGGAACAGTCCGCAGGGCGCATCGCGGCCATTTATAGCACTAACCCCGGGGGATGCAAAGTCTTCTTTACCCTCGCGCGGCGAGAGGACTCCGCCCGGCAAAAGACATTGATTTTTCTCCGGCCGGGATGCTAATGTTCCCAATTTAAAGCTGAAAGAATTCTTACGAGGCATGTACTTGGAAGAAAGCGATACAAGCGGCCGTTTCCGGATTGAAGATCAGGGCCTGGCCGTCCTGCTGTTCGGACAGCAGAACCGAAACCTCAAGCAAATCGAGAGGATTCTTGGGGTGCGCCTTAGCTCCCGGGGTAGCGAACTCTCCATTCAGGGCGATCCCCTGCAGGTCGCCCTGGCGCAGCGTCTGCTTGAACAGTTGCTGGAGCTGTTGCGCGAGGGCTATCCCCTTTTTCCCCCCGATATCGATTATGCCGTGCGCATTCTCAGTGCCGATTCCCGGGCGCGGCTCAAGGATATTTTTCTCGATACCATTTTTGTCTCCTTCCGCAAGAAAATCATCTCGCCCAAAAGTCTCTCGCAGAAAGCCTACATCGATGCCATTCGCCACAGCGACGTGGTTTTCGGCATCGGCCCGGCCGGGACCGGCAAGACTTATCTGGCCATGGCCATGGGCGTATCCTTTCTCATGAGCAAGGAAGTCAGCCGCATCGTGCTGGTGCGCCCGGCGGTGGAGGCGGGCGAGAAACTGGGATTTCTGCCCGGCGATCTCGTCGAGAAGGTCAATCCCTACCTGCGCCCCCTCTATGATGCCCTCTATGATATGCTGGGCTTTGAAAAGGGGCAGGGGCTCATCGAAAAGGGCGTGGTCGAGGTCGCGCCCCTGGCCTTTATGCGCGGACGCACCCTCAATGACGCCTTCGTGATTCTCGACGAGGCGCAGAACACCACTCCCGAGCAGATGAAAATGTTTTTGACGCGCCTTGGCTTCGGCAGCCGCGCGGTGGTGACCGGCGATGCCACCCAGACCGATCTGCCCACGGGCAAGGCGTCGGGACTGATGGAGGCGATGCGGATTCTCAAGGGTATCGATCGTATTACCTTCAACCATTTCACCGATGCCGATGTGGTGCGTCATCCCATCGTCCAGGCGATCGTGCAGGCCTATGACCGCGCAAGCCTGAAATCCGAGGAGAAGTGAGCCTGCGGCTGGATTCAAGGCTCTGATTATGACCAGAAACCCACGAAAACAGGATGGCGGCGGCGCACGCGGTCTTTGGCCGGTGGCGCGACCCCTGAATGAGCGGCAGCAGAACCGCATTCTGCTGCTCCTGCTGTGTCTGACCCTCACGGTCATCATCATGCCGAAGGGTGGATTCATCCCCGACTATTACAGTCCCGGCGATATCTCCACGCGCGACGTGAAAGCTCCGCGCGAAATGCTCATCCCCGATCAGGCCCTCACCGAAAAACGCCGCATCGAAGCCGAGGAAGCGGTGCGCCCCCTGTATGATTTCGACAGGCGCGCCGGTCGCGAAACGGCCGCGCATCTGGAGCGCGCCCTGCGTCTGCTGGCTGCGGAGGCGGACAAGGGCGAACCCGGACCGGGCGTCAAGCAGGCGGTGGAAGATGCCCTGGACGTCACGCTGAGCGAAGAGCAATTCGCCGCCCTGGTCCAGATCGAATTCAGCGACCCTCTGCTCGAGGGCCTGCGCAATGCCCTGATGGTGACTCTTTCCGCCAAAATCGTGGCGAATCGCAAGCTCTTCGAGGCCGATGCGGAAAAGGGCGTGGTGGTGCGCGATCTTGAAGCGTTGCAGGATCTCGCGGCCTTCAAGGGCGAGGAGGTGCTGGGCATGGGCGAGGCTCAGGAAGCCCTGCGCGGCCATCTCAGAAACTTGCCCGAGGTCTCGGCGCGCCAGCGTGACCTGCTCTTCGACATCACCCAGAAAATGTTGCGCCCCACCCTGACGTTCAACAAGAATGAAACCGAACAACGGCGCCGCGAAGCGGGCGAAGCGGTCAAGCCGGTTTTTTTTCAGATCAAGAAAGGCGAAATGATCGTTCGCGAGGGCGAGCGGGTGTCCGAGGAGCAGATCAAAAAGCTGCGTGCCCTCAATGAGGTGGGCAACGATTTCAGTCTTCTGAGCATGGGGCTGGGGTTGTTTTTCTCGACCCTGCTGCTGATGGTCGCCGGCCATCGCTTCGCCCTGCGCAACATCCGCAAATATCGGCCCAACAGCCGCGATCTGCTCTTCATCTCCCTGGTTTTCATCGGTCTGTTCATACTTCTCAAGCTGGGAATTTTTGTCGCCACGGCCCTGGAAAGCGCTTTTCCCTACATCGAATCGACCAGTTACCACTATGCCTTTCCCTTTGCCGTCGGGGCCATGCTGATCCGCCTGGTGCTCAACTCGGAGGTGGCCCTGGTTTTCGCAGCGGTGTGCGCCATTCTCATCGGGATTCTCTTCGGCAACAATCTCATCATCGCCGGTTTCGCCCTGGTAAGCAGCATCACCGGCGCCCATTGGGTGCGCCAGTGCAAGACCCGCGCGACCCTCTATCGGGCCGGTATGTGGGTCGCGTTGGCTAATGTGGGTCTGGTCGTCGCGCTGCATTTTCTCGCCGGTCGCACCCTGGAACTGCACCTGCTGCATAAAATCGGTTTTGCCCTGCTGGGCGGATTTTTGTGCGCGATCATCGTCAACGGCACCATTCCTCTGGTCGAATCCCTGTTCAAATACACCACCGATATCAAGCTGCTCGAACTGGCCAACATGAATGCGCCGGTGCTGCGCGAGCTCATGGTGCAGGCGCCCGGCACCTACCATCATTCCATCATCGTCGGCAATCTGGTGGAGGCCGCCGCCGAGGCGATCAACGCCAATCCCCTGCTGGCCAGGGTGGCGGCTTACTACCATGATATCGGCAAGATCAAAAAGCCCCTGTATTTCATCGAAAATACCGGCAACGCCGCCAATCGTCACGACAAACTCGCCCCCTCCATGAGCGCGCTGATTCTCATGGCCCACGTCAAGGACGGTGTGGAACTGGCTCGCGAAAACAAGCTCGGCGAACCTCTGGTCGACATCATTCGCCAGCACCACGGCACCGCGCTTATCAAGTATTTTTACGACAAGGCCAAAAGCAAGGAAGATCCCGGCATGCAACAGGTCGACGAGCGCGACTATCGCTACCCCGGGCCGCGACCCCAGACCCGCGAGGCGGCGCTGATCATGCTGGCCGATGCCGTCGAGGCGGCGAGCCGCACGCTCACCGAACCGACCCCGGCGCGCATTCAGGGCATGGTGCAGAAGATCATCAACAATATCTTCATCGACGGGCAACTCGACGAGTGCGAGTTGACCCTCAAGGATCTGCATAATATCGCCAAGAGTTTCAACCGCATCCTGGCCGGCATCTTCCATCACCGGATCGATTATCCGGAGCCGGCCTACAAGGAGCGCGACCGCGACGGGGGCAAGAAGAAAAACGGTGAGGATTCAAATCGAGAACCGGCAAAGGAAGCAAAAGATCGAGAAGCGCCTGCTGCGAAAGGTAGCACAGAGGATCTTAAACGCCTTGGGATGTCCTAAGGGCGAACTCTCGGTCGTGATCGTCGATGATGCCGGAATTCGCGCGCTCAATCGCGATTATCTGGGCAAGGATCGCCCCACCAACGTCATTTCCTTTGCCATGCAGGAAGGCGAGGGCGCAGGCGTGGCGCCGCAGTTGCTCGGCGATGTGGTGATCAGCGCCGAAACCGCCGCGCGCGATGCCGCCGAGGCCGGGCAGCCCTTTGTGAGCGAACTCTATTTTTTGCTGCTGCACGGGATTTTGCACCTGCGCGGCTACGATCACGAGCGCGGCACGGCCGCGC
It contains:
- a CDS encoding saccharopine dehydrogenase family protein, yielding MGKVLIIGAGGVSQVTTWKCAMLPEVFEEICLASRTKSKCDKIAAMLPRPIRTAQLDADNVEETVALIRDFQPDLVVNLALPYQDLSIMDACLATGVDYLDTANYEPPDTAKFEYSWQWAYHDRFKDKGIMALLGSGFDPGVTSVMTMHALKHHFDEIHTLDIIDCNAGSHGMPFATNFNPEINIREVTAKGRYYENGQWIETEPLSVKRPFEMPEGLGTLNIYLMYHEELESLAKFVPGLKRARFWMSFSDNYLKHLEVLQNVGMTGIEPVEFQGQQIIPLQFLKALLPDPASLGPLTKGYTCIGVMVDGIKDGKRRKYYIYNICDHQACYAEVKSQAISYTTGVPAMIGAKLMLTGAWRGEGVFNMEQFDPDPFMADLNRFGLPWKEVFDRSLED
- a CDS encoding beta-ketoacyl-ACP synthase III; protein product: MPDKPFVRILGTGRAVPEKILTNADLEKMVDTSDQWIIERTGIRTRHIAEPGTGVAQLAAAAARNALDDAGLGPQDIDLIIVGTVSGDYKFPATACLVQKELGAEKAAAFDVSAACSGFLYSLRLGESLIRTGDFRHALIIGGEVLTSQVDWSDRNTCTLFGDGAGAAVIGPSSDERGILAMHLASDGRHAELLINPGCGSANPPRPDNLHLHAIRMEGREVFRHAVAAMSDGLDQVLGKSGVRLEDIDLLIPHQANLRIIQAVGKKVGMPENRVYVNVDRFGNTSAASIPMAIDEARRSGRIAPGHLVAAVTFGAGFTWAAGLIRF
- the eno gene encoding phosphopyruvate hydratase; protein product: MSEIKDIYAREILDSRGNPTVEVEVYLESGAMGRADVPSGASTGEREALELRDGDKARYLGKGVLKAVENVNEVIAEALIGWEASDQIGIDRKLLELDGTDFKSNLGANALLGVSLACAKAAAEEAGLPLYQYLGGANAKELPLPMMNIINGGAHADNNVDIQEFMIMPAGADSFKDALRMGAEIFHALKKVLKGRGYNTAVGDEGGFAPDLKSNEEALEVIMEAIKTAGYKPGDDVVLALDVAASELFKDGKYLLKNEKQPVKSATELIDFYEDLVNRYPIVSIEDGMAENDWDGWKQITERLGKRIQLIGDDLFVTNTKILKEGIDKGIANSILIKVNQIGTLTETLDAIEMAKRAGYTAVISHRSGETEDTTIADLAVATNAGQIKTGSLCRTDRVAKYNQLLRIEDELESVAVFRGMDVFYNLRK
- a CDS encoding PhoH family protein: MYLEESDTSGRFRIEDQGLAVLLFGQQNRNLKQIERILGVRLSSRGSELSIQGDPLQVALAQRLLEQLLELLREGYPLFPPDIDYAVRILSADSRARLKDIFLDTIFVSFRKKIISPKSLSQKAYIDAIRHSDVVFGIGPAGTGKTYLAMAMGVSFLMSKEVSRIVLVRPAVEAGEKLGFLPGDLVEKVNPYLRPLYDALYDMLGFEKGQGLIEKGVVEVAPLAFMRGRTLNDAFVILDEAQNTTPEQMKMFLTRLGFGSRAVVTGDATQTDLPTGKASGLMEAMRILKGIDRITFNHFTDADVVRHPIVQAIVQAYDRASLKSEEK
- a CDS encoding HD family phosphohydrolase, which encodes MTRNPRKQDGGGARGLWPVARPLNERQQNRILLLLLCLTLTVIIMPKGGFIPDYYSPGDISTRDVKAPREMLIPDQALTEKRRIEAEEAVRPLYDFDRRAGRETAAHLERALRLLAAEADKGEPGPGVKQAVEDALDVTLSEEQFAALVQIEFSDPLLEGLRNALMVTLSAKIVANRKLFEADAEKGVVVRDLEALQDLAAFKGEEVLGMGEAQEALRGHLRNLPEVSARQRDLLFDITQKMLRPTLTFNKNETEQRRREAGEAVKPVFFQIKKGEMIVREGERVSEEQIKKLRALNEVGNDFSLLSMGLGLFFSTLLLMVAGHRFALRNIRKYRPNSRDLLFISLVFIGLFILLKLGIFVATALESAFPYIESTSYHYAFPFAVGAMLIRLVLNSEVALVFAAVCAILIGILFGNNLIIAGFALVSSITGAHWVRQCKTRATLYRAGMWVALANVGLVVALHFLAGRTLELHLLHKIGFALLGGFLCAIIVNGTIPLVESLFKYTTDIKLLELANMNAPVLRELMVQAPGTYHHSIIVGNLVEAAAEAINANPLLARVAAYYHDIGKIKKPLYFIENTGNAANRHDKLAPSMSALILMAHVKDGVELARENKLGEPLVDIIRQHHGTALIKYFYDKAKSKEDPGMQQVDERDYRYPGPRPQTREAALIMLADAVEAASRTLTEPTPARIQGMVQKIINNIFIDGQLDECELTLKDLHNIAKSFNRILAGIFHHRIDYPEPAYKERDRDGGKKKNGEDSNREPAKEAKDREAPAAKGSTEDLKRLGMS
- the ybeY gene encoding rRNA maturation RNase YbeY, translated to MRIQIENRQRKQKIEKRLLRKVAQRILNALGCPKGELSVVIVDDAGIRALNRDYLGKDRPTNVISFAMQEGEGAGVAPQLLGDVVISAETAARDAAEAGQPFVSELYFLLLHGILHLRGYDHERGTAAQALEMEQAEQDIFCAIRREFLA